Proteins encoded in a region of the Populus nigra chromosome 3, ddPopNigr1.1, whole genome shotgun sequence genome:
- the LOC133689043 gene encoding uncharacterized protein LOC133689043, producing MGDYTNLHRDREQEHDRDRDREEEEEEEEEEALSLCDFPLQGRNKESPDIAAHNSARPSSEPAEFFEFFSDVSSEMSSAEDIIFHGKLVPFIEPYFTPQNQTKEDQQRISFRRRCDSLSELQSSVSRSNSTKNNIALMRNSRSLDYRKLERFPSSKKFSPELDIERSSSLKSIHARGEVKRTTSKPRWYLLMFGVVKPPTEMDLSDIKSRQVRRNSSMTMFPPVDTNGKKAPVSQSSISKGSCRLLRVLSCKDPASVAVATSFLTPQV from the coding sequence ATGGGAGATTACACCAATCTCCACCGTGATCGAGAACAGGAACACGACCGAGACCGAGAccgagaagaagaagaagaagaagaagaagaagaagctctcTCTCTTTGTGACTTCCCGCTACAAGGCAGGAACAAAGAAAGCCCAGATATAGCTGCCCACAATAGTGCAAGACCATCATCGGAGCCTGCCGAATTCTTCGAGTTCTTTAGCGACGTAAGCTCAGAGATGAGTTCAGCTGAAGACATTATCTTTCATGGTAAGCTCGTTCCCTTCATAGAGCCCTACTTTACTCCCCAAAATCAAACTAAAGAAGACCAACAACGCATTTCTTTTCGTCGCCGATGCGATTCTTTATCCGAGTTGCAAAGTTCTGTAAGTCGTTCGAATAGTACCAAGAATAATATTGCACTCATGAGAAACAGTCGGTCTCTGGATTATCGCAAACTTGAAAGGTTTCCTAGCTCTAAGAAATTTTCACCGGAATTGGATATTGAAAGAAGTTCGTCATTAAAGAGTATCCATGCAAGAGGTGAAGTTAAGAGGACGACCTCAAAGCCCCGATGGTATCTGCTGATGTTCGGGGTGGTTAAGCCTCCTACAGAGATGGACCTTAGCGATATAAAAAGCCGGCAAGTTCGCCGTAATTCTTCGATGACCATGTTCCCGCCTGTTGATACCAACGGCAAGAAGGCGCCGGTTAGCCAGAGTTCTATTAGCAAGGGCTCTTGTAGGTTGCTTAGAGTATTAAGCTGCAAGGACCCTGCTAGTGTTGCTGTAGCGACGTCGTTCCTGACGCCCCAGGTATGA